GGCTCCCGGACGGCGAGTACCGGCTCGGCCCGCAGCCCGTCACGGTGCGCGACGGGGTCGCGCGAATCGCCAACGGTTCGATCGCGGGCGGGGTCAGCACGCTGCTGCAGTGCGTGGCGAGGGCGGTGCGCGAATCCGGTGTTCCGCTGCGGGATGCGGTGCTGGCTGCCACCTCGACCCCGGCCGCCGCGCTCGGGCTGACCGACGTCGGTGACCTGCGGGCCGGGCAGTTCGCCGACATATTGACAGTCGATGACAGTCTCCAGTTGCGCCGGGTGCTCAGACGAGGACAGTGGTTGTCGTGATCCTCACCGTGACAATGAATCCGGCGTACGACATGACCTACCGGGTCGAGCGCTTCGAACGCGGGCAGGCCCACCGGGTCCGCTCGGTCGAGCAGCGCATCGGCGGCAAGGGCATCAACGTGACCCGGGTACTGAATCAACTCGGCAAATACTCGAGGGCGACCGGGTTCTCCGACCACGCCTTCGCGGCGGTCGCCGAGCTGGAGATGCCGGTCGACTTCGTGCACGCGCTGCCCTGGGTACGCCGCACCGTGGTGATCAGCGAGTCCGAGGACGGCACCGCCACCGCGCTGTGGGAGCCGGGCGCCCGTGTCTCCAACCCGCATGCCGCCGAACAATTAGCCGTCCGGGTGGCGGGTCTGCTACCCGATATCGATGGGCTGGTCATCTCCGGATCACTGCCTGCCGGCATCGACCCCGCACTTCCCGCCGAGATCGCGCGGACCGCGATCGCGGCCGACGTGCCGACCATCTGCGATGTCGACGGCGAGGCATTGCGCTTGGCCGCCCAGGTGCCCGGGATCGTGCTCATGCCGAACAGTGCGGAGTTGCATCGATTAACCGGTGCCGAACCGAAAACCGCCGCCGACGTCGTGACCGCCGCCTATCCGCTCATCGATTGGGGCGTGCGCGCGGTCATCGCCACGCGTGGTGCCCAAGGGGTTGTCACGGTCACCGCCGACGGCGCGTGGTCGGCAGTGCTCCCTGAACCACTCGCCGGAAACCCGATCGGCGCAGGCGATTCCGCGACGGCCGCCGTGATCGCCGCACTCTCGACCGAGACCGCCCCGGACTGGCCCGCCATCCTCACCGACGCGGTAGCCACCTCCGCATCCTCGATCGTCATCCCGGTAGCCGGCGAAATCGACCGCGGTCTGCGCGCCAGAATCGCCCCGACCGTCCGCGTCGAACACCTGGACCTGCCGACGCGCGCTCAGCCATGAGGAGACGCCCGCAATGCCGCTGACTTCGGTTTCCGACCTGATCACCGTCGTCCGCCCCGGCGGTCT
The DNA window shown above is from Nocardia sp. NBC_01730 and carries:
- a CDS encoding 1-phosphofructokinase encodes the protein MVVVILTVTMNPAYDMTYRVERFERGQAHRVRSVEQRIGGKGINVTRVLNQLGKYSRATGFSDHAFAAVAELEMPVDFVHALPWVRRTVVISESEDGTATALWEPGARVSNPHAAEQLAVRVAGLLPDIDGLVISGSLPAGIDPALPAEIARTAIAADVPTICDVDGEALRLAAQVPGIVLMPNSAELHRLTGAEPKTAADVVTAAYPLIDWGVRAVIATRGAQGVVTVTADGAWSAVLPEPLAGNPIGAGDSATAAVIAALSTETAPDWPAILTDAVATSASSIVIPVAGEIDRGLRARIAPTVRVEHLDLPTRAQP